Proteins encoded by one window of Kiritimatiellia bacterium:
- the smc gene encoding chromosome segregation protein SMC — protein MYLKRLELAGFKSFADRTTLEFEPGITAIVGPNGCGKSNISDAIRWVLGEQSAKALRGAGMTDFIFAGTEARKPMGMAEVSLTLCGCEPVLGTEYHEVTITRRVYRSGEGEYLLNRTPCRLKDIQRLFMDTGIGTNSYSLMEQGRIDLILSSRPEDRREVFEEASGISRFKADRRDALRKLEQTEMNLQRLGDILREVRSRIISLQRQAGKARRYQALRQELRAWDLFLARRRLETLERDLRDAETRRAALLERQGAIAAALADAERRLEEGRARLEETDRAIDAARELAAQARAERHRTADALAHHEQRCDEYRRLMDTHQRELDEARARAVELANARAEAAASHAELERRRDAAERDLAERTARLREAEAQLEASSQQLHALRAELLDLDHRLAQASNQLADLDAREKGIALRRERLRVEHAQLRQALTAAERLRADWTARADAQRAEVRAAEARFAQLAERRRELEDRATALHRETDAARLRAAELAARLDVLRRQQAHRETFAEGARAILDGQIPVAAGELIGPLAQMFDAAPEDRLALEAALRAWADAVIVRSPAAARELLRGLEQRSAASARLVALFSDEVPVALPTPSGGVPLAARVRCAEEARALAERLLRGVYLVDEFPEAAEPPPGVMWVTRGGRIAAGLGRYEWIGEGAPSNPIALRRRIEEIERDHAAAEAAARGLAAEIESVQGALRALEVETAEARRQLDVARVALAMTEGEGAILARQEQESRRRADTVAMELEAASGEDGVAAAERERLLRTLEELRERQTEVRRRVAELGEDLRSMEQRRAELSRAETDARIAAADRRRECEAAAQRREAIELRASEIGALIRQRTEDLHLYRQRLEESVRAAAAARDALNPLEAEEAVHLARASELRAERDREAAALQTLEQELRLRRDDLDAVRRECSTAEVQIAELRLRRQAVLERATADHHATPEEVAAASAPAPADGAPSPDDLDAIEAHVAELRARLDSMGPVNLVAIEECEELERRYQFQSAQQEDLVRSRQQLMDLIRRINQTSTEMFRETFARVNEKFDEMFARLFGGGTAKLVLVDETDVLESGIEIIARPPGKKHQSVSLLSGGERALTAVALLFALYAIKPSPFCVLDELDAPLDESNIGRFLAIVREFTPQSQFIVITHNRQTIAAADVLYGITMQERGVSKVVSVKFRDGDRPLTDADSVTRPAATPA, from the coding sequence TTGTACCTGAAACGGCTGGAACTGGCGGGCTTCAAAAGCTTCGCCGATCGCACCACGCTGGAATTTGAGCCCGGCATCACCGCGATCGTCGGACCGAACGGCTGTGGCAAGAGCAACATTTCCGACGCGATCCGGTGGGTGCTCGGCGAACAGAGCGCAAAGGCGCTGCGTGGCGCCGGCATGACCGACTTCATCTTTGCCGGCACCGAGGCGCGCAAGCCGATGGGCATGGCGGAGGTGAGCCTGACGCTGTGCGGGTGCGAGCCGGTGCTCGGCACCGAGTACCACGAGGTGACGATCACGCGCCGCGTGTACCGCTCCGGCGAGGGCGAGTACCTGCTGAACCGCACGCCCTGCCGGCTGAAGGACATCCAGCGCCTCTTCATGGACACCGGCATCGGCACCAACTCCTACTCGCTGATGGAGCAGGGCCGCATTGACCTGATTCTCAGCTCTCGTCCCGAGGACCGTCGGGAGGTGTTCGAGGAAGCCAGCGGCATCAGCCGGTTCAAGGCCGACCGGCGCGATGCGCTGCGCAAGCTCGAACAGACAGAGATGAATCTGCAGCGGCTCGGCGACATCCTCCGCGAGGTGCGCAGCCGCATCATTTCGTTGCAGCGTCAGGCCGGAAAGGCCCGCCGCTATCAGGCGCTGCGGCAGGAGCTGCGCGCATGGGACCTCTTCCTGGCGCGACGCCGACTTGAGACGCTCGAGCGCGATCTGCGCGACGCCGAGACCCGCCGCGCCGCGCTGCTCGAGCGGCAGGGCGCGATCGCCGCCGCGCTCGCCGACGCGGAGCGACGGCTGGAGGAGGGTCGCGCGCGACTCGAGGAAACCGACCGCGCGATCGACGCGGCGCGCGAGCTGGCCGCGCAGGCGCGCGCGGAACGCCACCGCACCGCGGATGCGCTCGCGCACCACGAGCAGCGCTGCGATGAATACCGCCGGCTGATGGACACCCACCAGCGCGAGCTCGACGAGGCGCGTGCCCGTGCGGTCGAGCTCGCGAACGCGCGCGCGGAGGCCGCCGCCTCGCACGCGGAACTCGAGCGCCGTCGCGACGCCGCGGAACGTGACCTCGCCGAACGCACCGCCCGTCTGCGCGAGGCCGAGGCGCAGCTCGAGGCGAGCTCGCAGCAGCTCCACGCGCTGCGCGCGGAGCTGCTCGATCTCGACCACCGCCTCGCCCAGGCATCCAACCAGCTCGCCGACCTCGACGCGCGAGAAAAGGGTATCGCGCTGCGCCGTGAGCGGTTGCGCGTCGAACACGCGCAGCTGCGGCAGGCGCTCACTGCCGCGGAGCGCCTGCGCGCGGATTGGACCGCCCGCGCGGACGCGCAGCGCGCCGAGGTCCGCGCGGCGGAAGCGCGCTTCGCGCAGCTCGCCGAGCGCCGGCGCGAGCTGGAGGACCGCGCCACCGCGCTGCACCGCGAGACGGACGCCGCCCGTCTGCGCGCCGCGGAGCTCGCGGCGCGGCTCGATGTGCTTCGCCGCCAGCAGGCGCACCGCGAGACGTTCGCGGAGGGCGCCCGCGCGATCCTCGACGGCCAGATCCCCGTCGCCGCCGGCGAGTTGATTGGACCGCTCGCGCAGATGTTCGATGCGGCACCGGAGGACCGACTCGCGCTCGAGGCCGCGCTGCGCGCATGGGCGGACGCCGTGATTGTCCGCTCGCCGGCCGCCGCCAGGGAACTGCTGCGCGGGCTCGAGCAGCGGAGCGCGGCGAGCGCGCGCCTGGTCGCGCTGTTTTCCGATGAGGTGCCTGTGGCGCTGCCGACCCCGAGCGGGGGCGTGCCGCTCGCCGCCCGAGTCCGCTGCGCGGAGGAGGCGCGGGCGCTCGCGGAACGGTTGTTGCGCGGGGTGTATCTGGTGGACGAGTTTCCGGAGGCCGCGGAGCCGCCTCCCGGTGTGATGTGGGTGACCCGTGGCGGGCGGATCGCCGCCGGCCTGGGCCGATACGAGTGGATCGGAGAAGGCGCACCGTCGAACCCGATTGCGCTGCGGCGCCGCATCGAGGAGATCGAGCGCGATCACGCCGCGGCGGAGGCCGCCGCCCGAGGGCTGGCGGCGGAGATCGAATCGGTGCAGGGGGCGCTCCGGGCGCTGGAGGTCGAGACCGCGGAGGCACGGCGCCAGCTCGACGTCGCTCGTGTCGCGCTCGCAATGACGGAGGGGGAGGGTGCGATTCTCGCGCGTCAAGAGCAGGAGAGCCGCCGCCGCGCGGACACCGTCGCGATGGAGCTGGAGGCGGCCTCCGGCGAGGACGGCGTGGCTGCCGCGGAACGCGAGCGGCTGCTCCGAACGCTCGAGGAGCTTCGTGAACGCCAGACGGAGGTCCGCCGGCGCGTGGCCGAGCTGGGGGAGGACCTCCGGTCGATGGAGCAACGCCGCGCGGAGCTCTCCCGCGCGGAGACCGACGCGAGGATTGCGGCGGCGGACCGCCGGCGAGAATGCGAAGCCGCCGCACAGCGCCGTGAGGCGATCGAACTGCGCGCCAGCGAGATCGGCGCGCTGATCCGCCAGCGGACCGAGGATCTGCATCTCTATCGCCAGCGCCTTGAGGAGTCGGTTCGCGCGGCAGCGGCCGCGCGCGATGCGCTGAACCCGCTGGAGGCGGAAGAGGCCGTTCACCTCGCGCGCGCCAGCGAGCTGCGGGCCGAGCGCGACCGGGAAGCAGCCGCGCTGCAGACTCTCGAGCAGGAGCTTCGGCTGCGTCGCGACGACCTGGACGCGGTGCGTCGCGAGTGCTCCACAGCGGAGGTGCAGATCGCAGAGCTGCGTCTGCGCCGCCAGGCAGTGCTCGAACGCGCGACGGCCGATCACCATGCCACGCCGGAGGAGGTCGCGGCGGCGTCGGCGCCGGCCCCCGCCGACGGTGCGCCCTCGCCCGACGATCTGGACGCGATCGAGGCGCACGTCGCCGAGCTCCGCGCCCGGCTCGACTCGATGGGGCCGGTGAACCTCGTGGCGATCGAGGAGTGCGAGGAGCTCGAACGCCGCTATCAGTTCCAGTCGGCGCAGCAGGAGGACCTGGTGCGCTCGCGTCAACAGCTGATGGATTTGATTCGTCGCATCAATCAGACCTCCACCGAAATGTTTCGTGAAACGTTCGCGCGGGTGAACGAAAAATTCGATGAGATGTTCGCGCGGCTGTTTGGCGGCGGCACCGCAAAACTGGTGCTGGTGGACGAAACGGACGTGCTCGAGTCCGGCATCGAAATCATCGCGCGGCCGCCGGGCAAGAAGCATCAGTCCGTCTCGCTGCTTTCCGGTGGCGAGCGGGCGCTGACCGCGGTGGCGCTGCTCTTTGCGCTCTACGCGATCAAACCGAGCCCCTTCTGCGTGCTGGACGAGCTCGACGCGCCGCTCGACGAGTCCAACATCGGGCGGTTTCTCGCGATCGTGCGGGAGTTCACGCCGCAGTCGCAGTTCATTGTGATCACGCACAACCGGCAGACGATCGCCGCCGCGGATGTGCTCTACGGCATCACGATGCAGGAACGGGGCGTCTCGAAAGTGGTGTCGGTTAAGTTTCGGGACGGGGACCGTCCGCTGACGGACGCGGATTCCGTGACGCGGCCGGCGGCGACGCCCGCGTGA